In Mycolicibacterium alvei, a single window of DNA contains:
- a CDS encoding 5-oxoprolinase/urea amidolyase family protein, protein MTTLEVLRTGPLALVEDLGRPGMAHLGVTRSGAADRRSHTLANRLVANPGEHATIEVMFGGFSARVVGGDISIAVTGADTDPAVNGIPFGTNSIHHVRDGEVISLGAPQSGLRSYLAVRGGIAVEPVLGSRSYDVMSAIGPAPLQAGDILPVGEHTADLPETDQAPVASISGDVLELNVVPGPRDDWFVDPDVLVRTNWLVTTRSDRVGMRLVGMPLDYRWPDRQLPSEGATRGAIQVPPNGFPVILGPDHPVTGGYPVIGVVTDEDIDKLGQVRPGQTVRLHWAHPRRPFEG, encoded by the coding sequence ATGACGACATTGGAAGTGCTGCGCACGGGACCTCTCGCTCTGGTCGAGGATCTCGGCCGCCCCGGCATGGCCCATCTCGGCGTCACCCGCTCAGGGGCGGCCGATCGGCGGTCCCACACATTGGCCAACCGGCTGGTCGCCAACCCCGGCGAACACGCCACCATCGAGGTGATGTTCGGCGGGTTCTCGGCCCGGGTGGTCGGCGGGGACATCTCCATCGCCGTCACCGGCGCCGACACGGACCCGGCAGTCAACGGTATTCCGTTCGGCACCAATAGTATTCACCATGTTCGTGACGGTGAGGTGATCTCGCTGGGCGCTCCACAATCGGGACTGCGCAGTTACCTGGCCGTCCGCGGCGGCATCGCCGTCGAACCGGTCCTGGGGTCACGGAGCTATGACGTGATGTCGGCGATCGGCCCGGCGCCGCTGCAAGCCGGTGACATCCTGCCGGTCGGTGAGCACACGGCCGACCTGCCCGAGACCGACCAGGCCCCGGTCGCTTCGATCAGCGGCGACGTGCTGGAACTGAACGTGGTGCCCGGCCCCCGCGACGACTGGTTCGTCGACCCCGACGTCCTGGTCCGGACCAACTGGCTGGTGACCACCCGCAGCGACCGGGTGGGAATGCGCCTGGTCGGCATGCCGCTCGACTACCGCTGGCCGGACCGCCAGCTGCCCAGCGAGGGCGCCACCCGCGGGGCAATCCAGGTACCACCCAACGGTTTTCCGGTGATCCTCGGACCCGACCACCCGGTGACCGGCGGCTATCCGGTGATCGGTGTGGTGACCGACGAGGACATCGACAAGCTGGGCCAGGTTCGCCCCGGGCAGACCGTCCGGTTGCACTGGGCGCACCCTCGCCGGCCGTTCGAAGGCTAA
- the aac(2')-Ib gene encoding aminoglycoside N-acetyltransferase AAC(2')-Ib has product MSFQDVSSPSVRGGILHTARLVHTSDLDHETREGARRMVIEAFEGAFTDADWEHSLGGMHAFICHHGALIAHAAVVQRRLIYRDTALRCGYVEAVAVREDWRGQGLATAVMDAVEQVLRGAYQLGALSSSEIARDMYLSRGWVPWQGHTSVLRPAGVTRTPEDDRSLFVLPVDLPAGLELDTTAEITCDWRDGDVW; this is encoded by the coding sequence GTGTCTTTCCAGGATGTCAGCTCGCCGTCTGTCCGAGGCGGGATCCTGCACACCGCGCGTCTGGTTCACACCTCCGATCTCGACCACGAGACCCGCGAGGGCGCCCGACGCATGGTCATCGAGGCCTTCGAGGGTGCCTTTACGGATGCCGACTGGGAGCACTCGCTCGGCGGAATGCACGCGTTTATCTGCCATCACGGCGCCCTCATCGCCCATGCCGCCGTGGTTCAGCGCCGCCTGATCTACCGCGACACCGCACTGCGCTGCGGCTACGTGGAAGCCGTGGCGGTACGCGAAGATTGGCGTGGCCAGGGCCTGGCCACCGCCGTCATGGACGCCGTCGAGCAGGTCCTGCGCGGCGCCTACCAACTCGGCGCGCTCAGCTCATCGGAAATCGCGCGGGACATGTACCTCTCCCGCGGCTGGGTGCCCTGGCAGGGCCACACTTCGGTGCTGCGACCTGCCGGCGTCACGCGCACCCCCGAGGACGACCGGTCGCTGTTCGTGCTGCCGGTCGATCTGCCGGCCGGCCTGGAACTCGACACCACAGCCGAGATCACCTGCGACTGGCGCGACGGGGACGTCTGGTAA
- a CDS encoding nitrate/nitrite transporter — translation MRKSKRVTNWDPEDTLAWESGNKYIARRNLIWSVFAEHVGFSIWSIWSVMVLFMPEAVYGFTAGDKFLLGATATLVGGCLRIPYTLATATFGGRNWTAFSAFVLLIPTVGTMVLLANPGLPLWPYLLCAALAGFGGGNFASSMTNINAFYPQRLKGWALGLNAGGGNIGVPMIQLVGLLVIATAGNRAPYWVCAVYLVALAVAGIGAALYMDNLEQHKIDLGAMKAILAERDTWVISLLYIGTFGSFIGFAFAFGQVLQINFTAGGQTPAQASLHAAQIAFIGPLLGSLSRVYGGKLADRVGGGRVTLAVFGGMILAAGMLVAISMFDDHTAGAANSLTMIGYVIGFVALFLLSGLGNGSVYKMIPSIFEARSYSLPVSEDERQRWSQSMSGALIGFAGAIGALGGVGINLALRQSYLSSGSATTAFWIFLAFYVLASACTWFRYVRRPAATGVTTAPEDRHASAMAG, via the coding sequence CTGCGGAAGTCGAAGCGCGTCACCAACTGGGATCCCGAAGACACGTTGGCCTGGGAATCTGGAAACAAGTACATCGCACGCCGGAATCTGATCTGGTCGGTGTTCGCCGAGCACGTCGGCTTCTCCATCTGGTCGATCTGGTCGGTCATGGTCCTGTTCATGCCCGAGGCCGTGTACGGCTTCACCGCTGGGGACAAGTTCCTGTTGGGAGCCACCGCCACCCTGGTAGGCGGATGCCTACGTATCCCCTACACGCTGGCCACCGCCACGTTCGGTGGCCGCAACTGGACCGCGTTCTCCGCGTTCGTCCTGCTGATCCCCACGGTGGGAACCATGGTGCTGCTGGCCAACCCCGGCTTGCCGCTGTGGCCCTACCTGCTCTGCGCGGCCCTGGCCGGCTTCGGCGGCGGCAACTTCGCGTCCTCTATGACCAACATCAACGCCTTCTACCCGCAACGACTCAAGGGCTGGGCACTGGGCCTGAACGCCGGCGGCGGCAACATCGGTGTACCGATGATCCAGTTGGTCGGTCTGCTGGTGATCGCCACCGCGGGCAACCGGGCACCGTACTGGGTATGCGCCGTCTACCTGGTGGCGCTGGCCGTGGCCGGCATCGGTGCGGCGCTCTATATGGACAACCTCGAGCAGCACAAGATCGACCTCGGTGCGATGAAAGCCATTCTGGCAGAGCGTGATACCTGGGTGATCTCGCTGCTCTACATCGGCACCTTCGGATCATTCATCGGTTTCGCGTTCGCCTTCGGCCAGGTCTTGCAGATCAACTTCACCGCCGGTGGCCAGACTCCGGCGCAGGCATCCCTGCATGCCGCGCAGATCGCCTTCATCGGCCCGCTGCTCGGCTCACTGTCCCGGGTGTACGGCGGCAAGTTGGCCGACCGCGTCGGCGGTGGCCGGGTGACCCTGGCAGTGTTCGGCGGCATGATCCTGGCGGCCGGAATGCTGGTCGCGATCAGCATGTTCGACGATCACACCGCCGGTGCGGCAAACAGCCTGACGATGATCGGCTACGTCATCGGCTTCGTGGCCCTGTTCCTGCTCAGCGGACTGGGCAACGGCTCGGTCTACAAGATGATCCCGTCGATCTTCGAGGCCCGCAGCTACTCCCTGCCGGTCAGCGAGGATGAGCGGCAGCGGTGGTCTCAGTCGATGTCGGGTGCGCTGATCGGATTCGCCGGAGCGATCGGCGCCCTGGGCGGTGTGGGTATCAACCTGGCGCTTCGCCAGTCCTATCTCTCCAGTGGATCGGCGACAACAGCGTTCTGGATCTTCCTGGCCTTCTACGTCTTGGCTTCGGCGTGCACCTGGTTCCGTTACGTCCGCCGGCCTGCTGCGACGGGCGTCACAACGGCCCCGGAAGACCGACATGCCTCGGCAATGGCCGGGTAA
- a CDS encoding uroporphyrinogen-III synthase — MTEPDWAPLTGFRVAVTSARRADELGALLTRRGATVTSAAAITMVPLPDDDELRAHTASLIDAPPDVVVATTGIGFRGWFAAADGWGLATELTDALGKARIVSRGPKATGALRAAGLPEEWSPESESSREVLRYLIEQGVAGQRIAVQLHGATDEWDPFPEFLDELRNAGAEVVPIRVYRWHPAPRDGEFDQMVTGIAERRFDAVSFTSAMAVASVLMRATEMDIADRVLSALRTDVHAMCVGPVTARPLVRLGVPTSAPERMRLGALARHITDELPLLQARTVRVAGHTLEIRGTCVLVDGIVKSLSPASMATIRALAHRPGAVVSRFDLLSALPGTGTDTHAVETAVLRLRTALGDKNIVSTVVKRGYRLTVDDTEMVRAQ, encoded by the coding sequence ATGACCGAGCCCGACTGGGCACCGCTCACGGGTTTTCGTGTGGCGGTGACCTCCGCCCGACGTGCCGACGAGCTGGGCGCGCTGCTGACGAGGCGTGGCGCGACGGTGACCAGTGCGGCCGCCATCACGATGGTTCCGCTGCCCGACGACGACGAGTTGCGCGCCCATACCGCGTCGCTGATCGACGCGCCGCCGGACGTCGTGGTGGCGACCACCGGGATCGGCTTCCGCGGCTGGTTCGCTGCGGCAGACGGGTGGGGCTTGGCCACCGAACTCACCGACGCGCTGGGTAAGGCCCGCATCGTCTCCCGCGGCCCGAAAGCCACCGGGGCGTTGCGGGCCGCAGGCCTGCCCGAGGAGTGGTCACCGGAATCGGAATCCTCCCGGGAGGTGTTGCGCTACCTCATCGAGCAGGGTGTGGCGGGGCAACGGATCGCCGTGCAGCTGCACGGGGCCACCGACGAATGGGACCCGTTCCCCGAGTTCCTCGACGAGCTCCGGAATGCGGGTGCCGAAGTGGTGCCGATCCGGGTCTATCGCTGGCATCCCGCGCCGCGGGACGGCGAATTCGACCAGATGGTCACCGGGATCGCCGAACGGCGTTTCGACGCGGTGAGTTTCACCTCCGCCATGGCGGTGGCTTCGGTCCTGATGCGGGCCACCGAGATGGATATCGCCGACCGGGTGCTGTCAGCGTTGCGTACCGACGTCCACGCCATGTGCGTCGGACCGGTCACCGCACGGCCGCTGGTCCGGCTCGGGGTCCCGACCTCAGCACCGGAACGAATGCGGTTGGGCGCCTTGGCCCGTCACATCACCGATGAGCTGCCACTGCTGCAGGCACGGACCGTCCGGGTCGCCGGGCACACGCTCGAGATCCGGGGCACCTGCGTTCTGGTCGACGGCATCGTCAAGTCACTGTCCCCGGCCTCGATGGCGACCATCCGGGCCCTGGCACACCGACCCGGCGCGGTGGTGTCGCGATTCGATCTGCTCAGCGCGCTACCGGGCACCGGCACCGACACCCACGCCGTGGAGACAGCGGTACTGAGGCTTCGTACTGCCTTGGGAGACAAAAACATCGTGTCGACGGTCGTCAAGCGGGGTTACCGGCTGACCGTCGACGACACCGAGATGGTCCGCGCACAATGA
- a CDS encoding sirohydrochlorin chelatase codes for MSLVLVAHGTRKAGGVATIGDLAARVADLLGRPVHVSFVDVVGPTPSEVLASLPTNCPAVVVPAFLAAGYHVRVDVPAEVAASEHPAVTVTKPLGPCPGTVRVLADRLIESGWRPGDSVILAAAGTSDRNAQSDLRRAAALLSAMTGDRVELAFAATGAPSVAEAVAAQRSRGHRRIAVASYLLADGLFQDRLRESGADLVSEPLGTHPGMVRLIANRFRRAGVLSLPAAA; via the coding sequence ATGAGCCTGGTCCTGGTAGCCCACGGAACCCGCAAGGCGGGCGGTGTGGCGACGATCGGCGATCTCGCCGCGCGGGTGGCCGACCTGCTGGGTCGGCCGGTGCACGTCTCGTTCGTCGACGTCGTGGGGCCGACGCCCAGCGAGGTTCTGGCGTCCCTGCCGACAAACTGCCCGGCGGTGGTGGTGCCCGCCTTCCTGGCCGCCGGGTATCACGTCCGGGTCGACGTGCCCGCCGAGGTGGCGGCCAGTGAGCACCCCGCCGTCACCGTCACCAAACCGCTCGGCCCCTGCCCGGGAACGGTCCGGGTTCTCGCCGATCGTCTGATCGAATCAGGTTGGCGGCCAGGCGATTCAGTCATCCTCGCGGCAGCCGGCACCTCGGACAGAAATGCCCAATCGGACCTCCGGCGCGCCGCCGCGCTGCTGTCAGCGATGACCGGCGATCGCGTGGAACTGGCCTTTGCCGCGACCGGTGCGCCCAGCGTTGCCGAAGCTGTCGCCGCGCAGCGCAGCCGCGGCCATCGCCGCATAGCTGTGGCTTCCTACCTGCTCGCCGACGGGCTGTTCCAGGACCGGCTGCGTGAATCCGGCGCCGACCTCGTGAGCGAGCCACTGGGCACCCACCCCGGCATGGTCCGGTTGATTGCGAACCGCTTCCGCCGCGCCGGGGTGCTGAGCCTGCCGGCCGCGGCGTAG
- a CDS encoding transcriptional repressor — protein sequence MRPGNRVPAERLREHLLNALERTSRPMTTAQLRDDMHEHFRAPIVIESVYRNLTVLERRGAVERRRLQGRDAHWSRAADQAAS from the coding sequence GTGCGGCCCGGTAACCGGGTCCCGGCCGAACGTCTGCGTGAACACCTGCTGAACGCTCTGGAGCGCACATCCCGGCCGATGACGACCGCACAGCTACGCGACGACATGCATGAGCATTTCCGTGCACCGATCGTCATCGAGTCGGTGTACCGCAACCTGACGGTGCTCGAACGACGCGGCGCCGTGGAACGCCGCAGGCTCCAGGGGCGTGACGCCCACTGGAGCCGGGCGGCCGATCAAGCCGCGAGCTGA
- the nirD gene encoding nitrite reductase small subunit NirD, which yields MTLLDDGTDVYNPPFSGWTTACRYDFLMPCRGVAVLLPDGSQAALFRLDDGSLHAVGNVDPFSGAAVLSRGIVGDRGGRATVQSPIKKQAFALDDGHCLDDTAVAIPVYRTRVTPGGFVQLAA from the coding sequence ATGACACTGCTAGACGACGGCACGGACGTGTACAACCCCCCGTTCTCGGGATGGACGACAGCCTGTCGCTATGACTTTCTGATGCCCTGCCGGGGCGTCGCGGTGCTGCTGCCCGACGGTTCGCAGGCGGCGCTGTTCCGTCTCGATGACGGCTCGTTGCACGCGGTGGGCAATGTCGACCCGTTCTCCGGTGCGGCGGTGCTGTCCCGGGGGATCGTGGGTGATCGTGGTGGGCGTGCGACGGTGCAGTCGCCGATCAAGAAGCAGGCCTTCGCACTCGATGACGGTCATTGCCTTGACGACACCGCCGTGGCGATACCGGTGTACCGGACCAGGGTCACGCCCGGCGGGTTCGTTCAGCTCGCGGCTTGA
- the nirB gene encoding nitrite reductase large subunit NirB, which translates to MSSTQNVVVIGHGMVGHRFVEALRSRDAEGTWRVTILSEEVEAAYDRVGLTGYTEHWDRGRLALPGNDYAGDDRVDLRLGCAVAEIDRQARTVRTATGETFDYDALVLATGSYAFVPPVPGHDLPHCHVYRTLDDLDAIRAGALAALDSKTPVGAVIGGGLLGLEAANALRAFGLETHVLEMSPHLMAAQMDPAGGALLNRMIRGLGIKVHTGVSTESIQPVQRHKPLKKSQNDDSVRVSLNDGSSVVASVVVFAAGVRPRDELARQAGLDIAQRGGVITDLSCVTSDPSIYAIGEVAAIEGRCYGLVGPGYTSAEVVADRLLGGAAEFPEPDMSTKLKLLGVDVASFGDAQGRTPNCLDVVVNDPVKNTYAKLVLSDDAKTLLGGILVGDASAYGVLRPMVASELPGDPLSLIAPAAEGAAGASALGVGALPDIAQICSCNNVTKGDLKEAICGGCDDVPSLKKCTLAGTSCGSCVPLLKQLLEAEGVEQSRSLCEHFSQSRAELFEIVSATEIRTFSGLIEQFGTGKGCDICKPTVASILASTSSDHVLSGEQASLQDSNDHFLANIQKNGSYSVVPRSPGGEITPEQLILIGEIARDFDLYTKITGGQRIDMFGARVDQLPEIWRRLVEGGMESGQAYGKSLRTVKSCVGSTWCRYGQQDSVNMAVEIEKRYRGLRAPHKIKMAVSGCARECAEAQSKDVGIIATEQGWNLYVCGNGGMSPRHAQLLAGDLDDETLIRYIDRFLMFYIRTADRLQRTAPWLEALDGGLDHLREVVCDDSLGLAAEFESAMERHVAGYACEWKGVLEDPEKLSRFVSFVNAPDVDDPTITFTERAGRKVPGATDFAPARSATELGMPAIIQEAK; encoded by the coding sequence ATGTCGTCAACACAGAACGTCGTGGTCATCGGACACGGCATGGTGGGACACCGCTTCGTCGAGGCATTGCGGTCCCGTGACGCCGAGGGCACCTGGCGGGTGACCATCTTGTCCGAGGAAGTCGAGGCCGCCTATGACCGGGTCGGTCTGACCGGTTACACCGAGCACTGGGACCGGGGTCGGCTGGCCCTGCCCGGTAACGACTATGCCGGTGATGACCGGGTCGACCTGCGGTTGGGCTGTGCTGTCGCCGAGATCGACCGGCAGGCCCGCACGGTGCGCACCGCGACCGGCGAGACCTTCGACTACGACGCACTGGTGTTGGCCACCGGTTCGTACGCGTTCGTGCCGCCGGTGCCCGGCCACGACCTGCCGCACTGCCACGTCTATCGCACGCTGGACGATCTGGATGCCATCCGGGCCGGAGCTCTGGCCGCGCTTGACTCGAAGACACCGGTCGGTGCGGTGATCGGTGGCGGTCTGCTCGGGCTGGAAGCCGCGAATGCCTTGCGCGCGTTCGGGTTGGAGACCCACGTGTTGGAGATGTCGCCGCATCTGATGGCGGCTCAGATGGACCCGGCCGGCGGTGCATTGTTGAACCGGATGATCCGGGGCCTGGGCATCAAGGTGCACACCGGAGTCAGCACCGAGAGCATCCAACCGGTGCAGCGGCACAAGCCGCTGAAGAAATCCCAGAACGACGACTCGGTGCGGGTGTCGCTCAACGACGGCAGCAGCGTCGTTGCCAGCGTGGTCGTGTTCGCGGCCGGGGTGCGTCCGCGCGACGAGCTGGCTCGTCAAGCGGGACTCGACATCGCGCAGCGCGGCGGTGTGATCACTGACTTGTCGTGTGTCACCAGCGATCCCAGCATCTATGCGATCGGCGAGGTGGCCGCGATCGAGGGCCGGTGTTACGGCTTGGTGGGCCCCGGCTACACCAGTGCCGAGGTGGTCGCCGACCGCCTGCTCGGCGGTGCCGCCGAGTTCCCCGAGCCCGATATGTCCACCAAGCTCAAGCTGCTCGGCGTGGACGTGGCCAGCTTCGGTGATGCCCAGGGGCGGACGCCCAACTGCCTGGACGTCGTGGTCAATGATCCGGTAAAGAACACCTACGCCAAGCTGGTCCTCTCCGATGACGCCAAGACGCTGCTCGGCGGCATCCTGGTCGGTGACGCGTCGGCCTACGGGGTGCTGCGTCCGATGGTCGCCAGCGAGCTGCCCGGCGATCCGCTGTCGTTGATCGCACCGGCCGCTGAAGGTGCGGCTGGGGCCTCTGCTCTCGGTGTGGGTGCCCTGCCCGACATCGCGCAGATCTGCTCCTGCAACAACGTGACCAAAGGCGACCTCAAGGAAGCCATCTGCGGTGGCTGCGACGATGTGCCCAGCCTGAAGAAGTGCACGTTGGCCGGAACCTCGTGCGGCTCTTGCGTGCCGCTGCTCAAGCAACTGCTGGAGGCTGAGGGCGTCGAGCAGTCCAGGTCGTTGTGCGAGCACTTCAGCCAGTCGCGGGCCGAACTCTTCGAGATCGTCAGTGCCACCGAGATCCGGACCTTCTCCGGTCTGATCGAGCAGTTCGGTACCGGAAAGGGTTGCGACATCTGCAAACCCACCGTCGCATCGATCCTGGCGTCCACCAGCTCCGACCACGTGCTGTCCGGTGAACAGGCCTCGCTGCAGGACTCCAACGACCATTTCCTGGCCAACATCCAGAAGAACGGCAGCTACTCGGTGGTGCCGCGGTCGCCCGGCGGTGAGATCACCCCTGAGCAGCTGATCCTGATCGGTGAGATCGCAAGGGATTTCGATCTCTACACCAAGATCACCGGCGGACAGCGCATCGACATGTTCGGTGCGCGCGTCGACCAGCTGCCCGAGATCTGGCGGCGACTGGTCGAGGGCGGCATGGAATCCGGGCAGGCGTACGGCAAATCGCTGCGCACCGTGAAGAGTTGTGTGGGCAGCACCTGGTGCCGTTACGGGCAACAGGATTCGGTGAACATGGCCGTCGAGATCGAGAAGCGTTACCGGGGCCTGCGCGCTCCGCACAAGATCAAGATGGCCGTCTCGGGGTGCGCACGCGAATGCGCGGAGGCGCAGAGCAAGGATGTCGGCATCATCGCCACCGAACAGGGCTGGAATCTCTACGTGTGCGGCAACGGCGGCATGTCGCCACGCCACGCCCAGTTGCTCGCCGGTGATCTCGATGACGAGACGCTGATCCGCTACATCGACCGCTTCCTGATGTTTTACATCCGAACCGCTGACCGCCTGCAAAGGACGGCCCCCTGGTTGGAAGCTCTTGATGGCGGGCTCGACCACCTCCGCGAGGTGGTGTGCGACGACTCTCTCGGCCTGGCGGCCGAGTTCGAGTCGGCCATGGAGCGCCACGTCGCCGGCTACGCCTGCGAGTGGAAGGGCGTGCTGGAGGACCCGGAGAAGCTGTCGCGCTTCGTCTCGTTCGTCAATGCGCCTGACGTGGACGATCCGACGATCACGTTCACCGAGCGGGCCGGCCGGAAGGTGCCGGGCGCTACGGACTTCGCGCCCGCGAGGAGCGCAACAGAACTGGGTATGCCGGCGATCATCCAGGAGGCGAAATGA
- a CDS encoding aminotransferase-like domain-containing protein — protein MDNDSTERIVSGLQKWIATAPPGAQLPSNRALVAEYAASPVTVAKAMRTLRSLGLVESRPGVGTFVRAVRSARLPDYGWQTAALRSPQARIPAWSTPLRGVAPDVIALHSGYPVRELLPQRLVRTAVARAARGDAALSPAPAPGRPDLQAWFAQELAEAFGAGVTAPTAREVIVLPGSQSGLSSVFRALVGFGQPMLIESPSYWGAILAAAQCGVRLVPVPSGPSGPEPQELSRAFAESGARVFYAQPNFANPTGAQWNPELAGQVLEVVRSHGAFLIEDDWAHDFGIDSASRPVAASDDAGHVIYLRSLTKSVSPSIRVAAMVARGPARDRILADRGAESMYVSGLLQTAALDVVTQPAWRTHLRDLRQQLRARRDLLIAALAEHAPGAQLEQVPRGGLHLWLRLPDAIDLQRLVRECEAESVLVAAGNEWFPAEPSGPYLRLNYSGPDPQRFDEAARVIGRALAQQSG, from the coding sequence ATGGATAACGATAGCACTGAGCGGATCGTGTCCGGCCTGCAAAAGTGGATCGCCACGGCGCCGCCGGGTGCGCAGCTACCGTCCAACCGCGCTCTGGTGGCGGAATATGCAGCCAGCCCGGTGACGGTGGCCAAGGCCATGCGCACGCTGCGCAGCCTGGGTCTGGTGGAGAGCCGTCCGGGTGTCGGGACGTTCGTGCGGGCAGTGCGCAGCGCGCGCCTACCCGACTATGGCTGGCAGACCGCGGCGCTGCGGTCCCCCCAGGCGCGGATCCCGGCGTGGTCGACGCCGCTGCGCGGTGTCGCACCTGATGTGATCGCGTTGCACTCGGGTTATCCCGTCCGCGAACTGCTTCCTCAGCGGCTGGTCCGCACCGCAGTCGCGCGGGCTGCCCGGGGGGACGCCGCGCTGAGCCCGGCGCCCGCACCCGGCCGTCCCGACCTGCAGGCCTGGTTCGCCCAGGAACTGGCCGAGGCGTTCGGCGCAGGCGTGACGGCGCCGACGGCACGTGAGGTGATCGTGCTGCCGGGGAGTCAGAGCGGTCTGAGCTCCGTCTTTCGGGCCCTGGTCGGGTTCGGGCAGCCGATGTTGATCGAATCGCCCAGCTACTGGGGGGCCATTCTGGCGGCGGCCCAGTGCGGTGTGCGGTTGGTGCCGGTGCCGAGCGGGCCGAGCGGGCCTGAGCCCCAAGAACTTTCGCGCGCGTTCGCCGAAAGTGGGGCCCGGGTGTTCTACGCCCAACCGAATTTTGCCAATCCGACTGGTGCCCAATGGAATCCAGAACTGGCCGGCCAGGTGCTCGAGGTGGTGCGCAGTCACGGCGCCTTCCTGATCGAGGATGACTGGGCGCATGACTTCGGCATCGACTCGGCGTCCCGGCCGGTGGCGGCATCGGACGACGCGGGCCACGTCATCTATCTGAGGTCGCTGACCAAGAGTGTGTCGCCGTCGATCCGGGTCGCCGCGATGGTGGCCAGAGGTCCTGCGCGCGACCGGATTCTTGCCGATCGCGGAGCGGAGTCGATGTATGTCAGTGGGTTGTTGCAGACCGCTGCGCTCGATGTGGTGACCCAGCCTGCCTGGCGAACTCACCTACGCGACCTGCGTCAGCAGTTGCGGGCCCGGCGTGACCTGCTGATCGCCGCGCTGGCCGAGCATGCACCCGGCGCCCAGTTGGAGCAGGTGCCCCGCGGCGGTCTGCACCTGTGGCTGCGACTGCCCGATGCGATCGACCTGCAGCGCCTGGTGCGTGAGTGTGAGGCGGAGTCGGTGCTGGTCGCGGCGGGCAATGAATGGTTTCCCGCCGAGCCGTCGGGGCCGTACCTGCGACTCAACTACTCCGGGCCCGATCCGCAGCGCTTCGACGAGGCTGCCCGGGTCATCGGCCGGGCGCTGGCGCAGCAGTCGGGCTGA
- a CDS encoding DMT family transporter, with product MLIQSSATQKSSSALSHSGLWWGLLGVTAFSFTIVFTKIAIGGLSPLFIGAGRAVVAAAIAGAALSLTRQALPRGQQWARLAVVAAGVVAGFPLLTSYALTVVPASHGAIVVALLPAATAVCAVLRGHERPPAAFWALAAAGSVAAMVFAMVHGAGLGHLSWPDLLLFGAVLAAAVGYAEGGLLARELGAWQTVSWALVIAAPVMLGLAALAVVQQPPDATPAQWAAFGYLAAVSMYLGFFAWYRGLAIGPMTQVSQVQLVQPVLTLGWAALLLHERLTWSTVLGGAAVIGCAALAVRVRLR from the coding sequence ATGTTAATACAGAGTAGCGCTACTCAAAAGAGTTCGTCTGCGCTATCCCACTCAGGGTTGTGGTGGGGATTGCTGGGCGTGACGGCCTTCTCGTTCACCATCGTGTTCACCAAGATTGCCATCGGCGGACTGTCGCCGCTGTTCATCGGTGCCGGACGCGCTGTCGTCGCCGCGGCCATCGCGGGCGCCGCCCTGTCCCTGACCCGGCAGGCACTGCCCCGGGGCCAGCAGTGGGCACGGTTGGCCGTGGTGGCGGCCGGCGTCGTCGCGGGGTTCCCGCTACTGACTTCCTATGCGCTCACGGTCGTCCCGGCCAGCCACGGCGCCATCGTGGTCGCCCTGCTTCCGGCCGCCACCGCGGTCTGCGCGGTGCTGCGCGGACACGAGCGCCCGCCGGCCGCGTTCTGGGCATTGGCCGCCGCCGGGTCCGTGGCAGCCATGGTGTTCGCCATGGTGCACGGCGCCGGACTCGGCCACCTGAGTTGGCCGGACCTGCTGCTGTTCGGGGCGGTCCTCGCTGCGGCCGTCGGGTACGCCGAAGGCGGGTTACTGGCCAGGGAACTGGGCGCCTGGCAGACCGTGTCCTGGGCCCTGGTGATCGCGGCGCCGGTGATGCTGGGCCTGGCCGCACTGGCCGTCGTGCAGCAACCGCCGGATGCGACGCCGGCACAGTGGGCGGCGTTCGGCTACCTCGCGGCCGTCAGCATGTATCTGGGCTTCTTCGCCTGGTACCGCGGCCTGGCCATCGGGCCGATGACCCAGGTGAGCCAGGTGCAATTGGTCCAACCGGTACTCACCCTCGGCTGGGCCGCCCTGCTACTGCACGAACGGCTGACCTGGTCGACGGTGCTCGGAGGCGCCGCAGTCATCGGGTGCGCGGCGCTGGCTGTCCGCGTCCGCCTCCGGTGA